The DNA window TCCACGGCGTCGAGGTCGGCGCGAGTCAGCTCACCGGCAACCGATTCGGTGTATCCCACGCCCCGCACCCAGCCCGAGGCGGTCTCGGGGGCGTGCGCGAGGGCGTCGGCCAGGGACGCACGGTCGGTGACCACCGGCGGACCGCAACGGATGGACTCACCGGCGCGCGCGCGAGAGCGGCCAGGTGCAGGTGGTGGTCGGAGAAGGCCGGTATGACGGCACATCCGTCGGCGTCGATCACCTGTGCGCCGGCCGGATTCAGCGAGTCGGCCACCTCCGCGACGGTTGTGCCACCCGACGACGCGTCGAGCCGGACACGGATGTCCTGGCGGCGGCCGGCACCGACGTCGGCCCCCAGGATCACGATGTCGGCGTTCATTGGCCGTATCCTACGGAACGATGCGGCGTCAACGTGTCCGTGCCGCGGGCGGAGGTGATGGGATGATCGTCGACGACTGGGCGCAGTCAGGATTGGCAGCGCTCACCGGCGAGGCCACCGGTCGCCCCGACCTCACCCGCGCACCGGTCCTCGCCCGGGCACGTCGTACGCTCGCCACCTTCGTCGACATCACCGACACCAGCCCCGACGACCGGAGGCCCCCTCTCGATGCCGCCGAATTCCTCAGCGGGCGTTCGGCTCTCACCGGGCACACCCGCAACGGTGGCGTGTCCGCCGGGGGAGCCAGCCGGTTGATCGAGGCGGCCGACGGATGGTTCGCCCTGTCGCTGGCGCGCCCCGACGATCACGAGACAGTGCCCGCGCTACTGGAATCCGACATCACCATCGACACCTGGGCCGCAGTCAGGCAGGCCGCACCTCGGAAGCCGGCCGCGGACTGGGTGGCCCGGGCACGCCTGCTGGGACTCGCCGCGGCCATGCCCGGCGAATGTGCCCCGGTCGAGCCGATCGTGGTGCCGCGCGGGACGAGCACCGCACCACCGGCCTGGGCGGACCTGCTCGTCGTCGACCTGTCGTCGCTGTGGGCGGGGCCGCTGTGCACTCATCTGCTGATGCGGGCCGGGGCCACCGTCGTGAAAGTGGAGAGCCGCGTCCGGCCCGACGGCGCACGACGCGGCAACCGGCGCTTCTTCGACTGGATGAACTCCGGAAAACTCTCCTATGCAGCCGATTTCAACGAAGACACCCCTCGTCTTCGCCGCCTGTTGATGGCAGCGGACGTGGTGCTCGAGGCATCCCGGCCGCGTGCCCTGCGCGCGCATGGGCTCTCCGCGGACGACCTTCCCGCCCGGCCCGGCCAGGTCTGGGCGCGGATCACCGGCCACGGCAGCACGGGCCCCGGCGCCGACTGGATCGGGTTCGGCGACGACGCCGCGGTCGCCGGGGGCCTGATCGCCGGGACCCCGACCGCGCCGATGTTCTGCGGCGACGCCATCGCCGATCCGCTCACCGGACTCGAGACCGCGACCGCGGTGGCCACCGCCCTGCGTACGGGCGGCGGGGTCCGCATCGACATCGCACTGGCCCGGGTGGCGGCGACCTACGCCGCACTCGGCGTCATCGACCTTCCCGCCGACCCGCCCGCCGAGCCACCGGCGGTGTCGCCGCCACGGGCGCCCACCGAAATCGACCTGATCCCGCCGGCGTCCGAACTCGGCGCCGACAATCCCGCGGTCGACGCCATCGTGTCGCGCCGGCTGGGTGGATGACCGATACCGCCCGAAGCTCACAACACCTGCGACAGGAACGCCCGCAATCGTTCGGACTCAGCCGCGTCGAAGATGCGCTCTGGTTTCCCCGTCTCGACCACCACGCCGTGGTCCATGAACAGCACGTTATCGGAAACGTTTCGGGCATAACCCATCTCGTGTGTCACGACCACCATCGTCATGCCCTGACCGGCGAGGTCGGCCATGAGCGCGAGAACCCCTTTGACCAATTCGGGGTCCAGCGCCGAGGTCGCCTCGTCGAAGAACATGACCTGCGGTTCCATGGCGAGGGCGCGTGCGATGGCGACGCGTTGCTGCTGGCCGCCGGAGAGGTTACCCGGGCGGGTTTCGGCTTTCGCGGTGAGCCCGACGATCTCGAGTTGCCGCATCGCGACTGCTCTGGCTTCCTCCTTGCTCAGACCCCGGAGTTTGCGCGGGCCGAGTGCGATATTGTCGACCACCGACTTATGCGGAAACAAGTTGAAGTGCTGGAACACCATGCCGATTCGGCGCCGCAGCTCGTCGGGATTGTCACCCAGGACGGAGCGACCGTCGATGAGGATGTCCCCCTCATCCGGTTCGTGTAGGCGGTTCAGCACGCGCAGCAGCGTCGACTTTCCGGATCCGGACGGGCCGATGACCGTGGTCGTGGTGCCGGCGTCGACGTGAATGTCCACACCGCGCAACACATGATGCTTGCCGAAGGACAGGTGCAGACCGGAGCCGGTCAGCGAGACCGCTTCGCGGGCGACGATGGTGTCAGGCACGGCGCTAGCCTTTCTCGACGGCGGTGACGGGCAGCGGATCGTCTTCGACCTCGGCCGGCCGGCCGGTACGGAGCCGATTGTCGATGTGGTTCACCAGGTGGGTCAGCGGGATGGTCAACGCCAGGTAGACGATGCCGGCAGCGACCAGTGGGGAAAGATTTCCGGTCTGCGCGTTGAGGTCTCGGCCTACCGCGAACAGCTCACGCTGGGTGGCCAGCAGTCCGAGGAAGTACACCAGCGAGCTGTCCTTGATGAGGCTGATGAACTGATTCATCAGCGCCGGCAACACCCGGCGCACACCCTGGGGTACCACCACCAGACGCATCGATTGCCGGTAGGAGAACCCGATGGCGCGCGAGGCCTCCAACTGCCCGGAGTCGACGCTCTGAATGCCGGAGCGGAAGATCTCCCCGATGTAGGCCGCGGCCAGCAGCGCCAGCGCAACCGCTCCCAGCCAGTACGGATTGTTACCGGTCAACCCCTTCACCACCGGGCCGATACCCAGGCCGACGATGAGGATCACGACCACCGCAGGCAGACCGCGGAAGATGTCGGTGTAGATGCGCGCAGGCCAGCGTAACCAGCGCGAGCGCGAGATCCCGGCGACGGCGAGCAACATGCCCAGGATCGTGCCGAGCACCCCGGAGACCAGCGACAGGATCAGCGTGTTGACCAGTCCGGTCTTGATCAGGTCCGGAAACGACTGCTGGTAGAGGTCCCAGTTGAAGAACGTGTCGCCCAGCTTCTGCAGCGTGCTCTTGGAGTCCGCACTCTCGCCGGCGTCGGACTTCTGCTCGGCATTGGCCTTGGCGATGGCGGCGATGTCGGGCAGCTGCGGTGGCGGGGCGGCTTTGCTGCCCGGCTTCCAGCCGGCCGGCAGTTCACGGGGCACCCAGTCGGTGTAGAGCTTGGCGTAGGTGCCGTCGGCGATGATGGCGTCGAGCCCGGAGTTCAGTGCGGCCACCAGTCGCGGCTTGTCCCTGCCGACCGCCCAGGCCACGAAGTTGTTGAGGCTGAAGGTGTTCTCGACGATGGCGGTGCCGTCGCCCGGACGGACCGCACCTTCGGCCTGCTGCGACGGGGCCACCCACGCGTCGATCTGGCCGCTCTTGAGATTCGCGTATGCCGTCGCGTAGTCGGGGAACTTCACCGCGTCGAGATGCAGTGTGTTCAGGACGTAGTCGTCCTGAACGGTGCCCTGCACCACCCCGATGCGGGTGGACGGCGACAGGTTCGCGAACCCTTTGATGGGACCGTCGGCGGGGGCGACGAGCGAGAAGTACCCGAAGTCGTAGCCGTTGGTGAAATCGACTGTGCGACGACGCTCGTCGGTGGTGGTGATCGACGACGACCCGACGTCGAACCGGTCGTTGGCCACCTGCGACAGCAGACCCGCGAACTCGGTGCCGGAGAACGTGATCCGAAGTCCGAGTTTGGCTGCGACGGCCTTCAGGAGTTCGTTGTCGAAGCCGGTGAAGACGCCCTTGCTGTTGACACAGATGCTCGGACCGGCGTCGGAGAGCGTGCCGACCGAGATGGTCCCGGGTGTGAGCAGTTCGAGTGAGCGCACATCGATCTGATCGACCGGTGTCGTGGTGGGTGTGGTGTACCGGTCGACGCCGCCCTGCTGGGCAGCGGCCAGGTTGACCGGGGCCGCGGAGGCCGAGGCCAGGCCCGGCGGGGCGCAGCTGTCGCCACTCGAGGTGGAGCCGCTGCCGCAGGCGCTCAGCGCTCCGATCATCGCGACTGCCATCACGATGGCGAGGAGCCGCAGCGGGCCGGGGGTGCGCGTACGCGGATTCGCGCGCGTTGATCGGCTGGTCACTTCAGCACACTAGCCAGTGGTGTCGTCGGAGAACCAACACTTCTGCTCACCGGCGGGCGAAATGCAGGTCAGCGGCCTGTTGCGCTGTTGATCAGGTTCTCGCCGCGATGCGCGCCGCTACCTCGGGACGCCGGAGCGGCGGGACCGTCTTCGGTGGTTGACGGCGCTCCGGCAGTACATCGAGCAGCGCGCGAGTAGCGGCGGTGACCGCGACCACCGCCGCCTCGAACGCCTCCTCGCTGGCCGTCGACGGATGCCGGATTCCGCTCACCTTGCGGATGTACTGACGGGCGGCGGCTTCGATCTCGTCCTCGGTCGCCGGCGGCTCGAGACCACGAAGCTCGGTGATGTTGCGGCACATGGCGCGTCCTTCCATGGCCGCACGTCACGGCCGAGGGGTCAGTCGGCGATCTTGACGACCGCCTTCCCCAGGATCCGTCCCTGCGCCAGATCCGTCAACGCCTGCGGCAGCTGATCGAGGGTGTAGGTCGTGTTCACCATCGGGCTCAGCCCCTTGGCGATCATCTGCGCCAGCTCGTCATGCAGCTTGGCCGGAAGGTCGGGATGAGTGCGGACGTACTCACCCCACGCGGCGCCGACGACTGCGATGTTGCGGAACAGGACCCGATTGAGTTTCACGGTCGGGATGCCGCCGGCGGCGAAACCGATGACCACGTAACGGCCGTCGGGGGCGACCTGGCGCAGCGCCTCGTCGAACACGTCGCCGCCCGAGGGGTCGATCATCACGTCGACGCCCTTGTTGGCGATCTTCTTTAGCTCGTCGCCCCAACCCTCTTCGAGCTGGACCACCTCGTCGGCGCCCGCGTCCCGCAGCAGCTGATCGGCGCCCTTGCGGTGCACGATGGCGATCACCTTGGCGCCCAGCGCCTTTGCGACCATGATCGACGCGGTTCCGACACCACCGGCGGCGCCCAGCACACCGACTGTCTCGCCGGGTTCCACCTTGGCGCGGGTCTTCAATGCGAAGAGCGCCGTCTGGTAATTGATGCCCATCGCGGCGCCCTGCTCAAAGCTGAGTCCATCGGGCAGCGGAAGAAGTTGCTCGGGTGATGCCGCCACCTGTTCAGCGAAACCACCGATGAACGATGCAACGAGAACCTTGTCGCCGACCTTCACCGACGAGCCTTCGGGAGCCTCTCGGACCACACCCGCCACCTCGGTGCCCGGCGTAAACGGCAGCGGCGCCCGCATCTGGTACCTGCCCTGACTCATCAGCAGGTCGGGGAAACAGATTCCGCATGATTTGATGTCGACGAGAACCTGCCCGTCAGCGGGCGTCGGATCTGCGACGTCGGTCAGTTCGAGGCCTTCCGGCCCGGTCTCGGCGGTGAGCACTTGAGCTTTCATGACCCCAACCCTACTTTGCCGCGACCGAGCGTTCGATAGGATCTCCCACCATGACCTCATCGCGCGTTTCGACCTCCGACGGACTCACCCCGCAGCGCCTGGCCGCGGCCGAGGCGGCGCCCGGGTTCATGCCGACCGACGAGGCGATGACGCTGTTCGAGATCGCCGAACAGATTCTGGCGCAGCCCGATTCGGTGGGCCTGGGTATCGAGATCGGCACCTATTGTGGCAAATCGACGGTCTTCCTGGGATCGGCCGCGCAATCGCACGGCGCCGCCATCGTCACCGTCGACCACCATCGCGGGTCGGAGGAGCATCAGCCCGGCTGGGAGTACCACGACCCCGAACTCGTCGACCCGCACACCGGAACCCTCGACACCTCGGCACGGTTCCGACGGACCATGTTCGACGCCGGGCTGGAGCAGACCGTGATCGGCGTGCTCGCACCGTCGACGTTGGCGTCGAGGATCTGGGGGTCGCCGGCCGACTTCGTCTTCATCGACGGTGGTCACAGCATGGAGGCGGCGCAGAACGACCTCGACGGCTGGGCGCCCTGGGTGCGCGTCGGTGGTTGTCTGCTCATCCACGACGTCTTCCCCGATCCGGCCGATGGCGGCCGCCCACCCTACGAGATCTACTCTCAGGCCCTCGAGACCGGTCAGTTCACCGAGATCCGCGCCGAGGGTTCCCTGCGAGTCCTGCGCCGGGACAGCGGGGACGTGGGGCAGCCGCTTGCTGTCGCGACCGACTGATCGATCCCGCCTATCTGCTGGTGTGAAAGCGCCTGCTCAGCCGGCAGGCGGGGTCGCCATCATGGCACGCACCCTGCCGAGCACGTCGGGATACCTCTTGAGGTGCGCTCCACCGTTGAGATCGAGTGCGGCACCCGTCATCCAACGCGCGTCGTCGGATGCGAGAAAGACTGCGGCCGCGGCGATCTCGTCGGGCTGGCCGGGCCGGCCGAGAGGTGTGTTCTCCAGGTACTCCTCGTGCAGGCCCGGTACGTAGGCGATTCCCGCGGTCAGCGGTGTCTCGACGAGGCCGGGTGAGATGGCGTTGACGCGGATGCCGCGCTCGGCGAGTTCGAGTGCCGCGACCTCCACCAGCATCAGAACACCGGCTTTGGCTGCACAGTATGAGGCCATGCCGGCGCCCGGTTGCCGCCCGTTCAGCGACGCGATCACGGTGATGCTGCCCCCGTCCACGACGCAGCGACCGGCGTGTTTGAGAACCAGGAAGCTACCGGTGAGGCAGACGTCGATGGTCGTCTGCCAACCCGACAATTCGAGCTCGGTGATGGCGCCCGGCACGGACAGACCGGCACAGTTGACGACGGCGTCGACGCGGTCGAGACCGTCGAATCCGGCGGCGACGGAGCCCTCGTCGGTGACGTCGAGATGCAGCGATGTTGCTGATTGCCCCAGTTCGGCGGCAGCAGCGGCCGCGGCGTCGGCGTTGACGTCGGCGATCACCACCCGATCGTTCAATGCCACAAAGCGTCTCGCGGTCGCGAGCCCGATTCCGGAGGCGCCGCCGATCACGACGACGGTCCGGCCACCCCCGGTCATGCCGTCACCTCCGGCGTGCCGGCCGCTGCCACCGCGAGATGCCTTGTCAGGAAGTCGATCTGATGGCGGACGGCGGGTTCAAACCACTCCCGGCCGGCGAAGATGTCGAAGTGATCGCACGGATAGTGCCGCACCTCGGCGTGAGCTTTGAAAGCCGCGTCAGCGGCCGCGTGCGGCGGTGCGCCACGGTCGAAGTCGGCGATCTGCACCAGCACGGGCGCACCGATCCGATCGGCGTGCTTGTCCGCCCGAAAGCTGCCGAGTTCCAACCCGATCGACGCGTCGACCTCGTTGCGCCAGGTGGGCCCGGCGATGGACAGGTAACTCTCGTAGTACCCGTCCGCGGTCAGCGCCGCGCGCTCCCCTTCTCGCCCGACGACGGGCATCATCGTCGCGTCGCGCCCCAGCCTGGTGGCCAGCGCGCTGCGCACGCCGAGGACCGTCGACCGGGCCATCGACGCCGCCCCGACCTGCGGATAGGCATGCCGACCGGCCGCGATGCCGTTGACCAGGGGCACCATCGAGATGACGGCCGCGATGTCGTCGCGGTCGGCGGCCACGATCAGGGCATGACCACCCGACTGGGACAGCCCCCACAGGATGATGCGGTGCGGGTCGACGCCGGTCTGCCGCTGCGCCGACGCAATCGCGGCACGATAGTCATCGGCCTGCCCTGTCATCGAGATACGTTGCCGTGGTTCACCATCGGATGCGCCGAAGCCTCGGTAGTCGAAGGCCAGCACCGCAAGTCCCGCGTCGGCGAGTCGTTCGGCAAATGGCTCGAGACCGGAGTCCTTGGTACCGGCGAAGCCG is part of the Gordonia bronchialis DSM 43247 genome and encodes:
- a CDS encoding amino acid ABC transporter ATP-binding protein, with product MPDTIVAREAVSLTGSGLHLSFGKHHVLRGVDIHVDAGTTTTVIGPSGSGKSTLLRVLNRLHEPDEGDILIDGRSVLGDNPDELRRRIGMVFQHFNLFPHKSVVDNIALGPRKLRGLSKEEARAVAMRQLEIVGLTAKAETRPGNLSGGQQQRVAIARALAMEPQVMFFDEATSALDPELVKGVLALMADLAGQGMTMVVVTHEMGYARNVSDNVLFMDHGVVVETGKPERIFDAAESERLRAFLSQVL
- a CDS encoding ABC transporter substrate-binding protein/permease; its protein translation is MAVAMIGALSACGSGSTSSGDSCAPPGLASASAAPVNLAAAQQGGVDRYTTPTTTPVDQIDVRSLELLTPGTISVGTLSDAGPSICVNSKGVFTGFDNELLKAVAAKLGLRITFSGTEFAGLLSQVANDRFDVGSSSITTTDERRRTVDFTNGYDFGYFSLVAPADGPIKGFANLSPSTRIGVVQGTVQDDYVLNTLHLDAVKFPDYATAYANLKSGQIDAWVAPSQQAEGAVRPGDGTAIVENTFSLNNFVAWAVGRDKPRLVAALNSGLDAIIADGTYAKLYTDWVPRELPAGWKPGSKAAPPPQLPDIAAIAKANAEQKSDAGESADSKSTLQKLGDTFFNWDLYQQSFPDLIKTGLVNTLILSLVSGVLGTILGMLLAVAGISRSRWLRWPARIYTDIFRGLPAVVVILIVGLGIGPVVKGLTGNNPYWLGAVALALLAAAYIGEIFRSGIQSVDSGQLEASRAIGFSYRQSMRLVVVPQGVRRVLPALMNQFISLIKDSSLVYFLGLLATQRELFAVGRDLNAQTGNLSPLVAAGIVYLALTIPLTHLVNHIDNRLRTGRPAEVEDDPLPVTAVEKG
- a CDS encoding class I SAM-dependent methyltransferase, with product MTSSRVSTSDGLTPQRLAAAEAAPGFMPTDEAMTLFEIAEQILAQPDSVGLGIEIGTYCGKSTVFLGSAAQSHGAAIVTVDHHRGSEEHQPGWEYHDPELVDPHTGTLDTSARFRRTMFDAGLEQTVIGVLAPSTLASRIWGSPADFVFIDGGHSMEAAQNDLDGWAPWVRVGGCLLIHDVFPDPADGGRPPYEIYSQALETGQFTEIRAEGSLRVLRRDSGDVGQPLAVATD
- a CDS encoding NADPH:quinone oxidoreductase family protein, whose translation is MKAQVLTAETGPEGLELTDVADPTPADGQVLVDIKSCGICFPDLLMSQGRYQMRAPLPFTPGTEVAGVVREAPEGSSVKVGDKVLVASFIGGFAEQVAASPEQLLPLPDGLSFEQGAAMGINYQTALFALKTRAKVEPGETVGVLGAAGGVGTASIMVAKALGAKVIAIVHRKGADQLLRDAGADEVVQLEEGWGDELKKIANKGVDVMIDPSGGDVFDEALRQVAPDGRYVVIGFAAGGIPTVKLNRVLFRNIAVVGAAWGEYVRTHPDLPAKLHDELAQMIAKGLSPMVNTTYTLDQLPQALTDLAQGRILGKAVVKIAD
- a CDS encoding SDR family NAD(P)-dependent oxidoreductase yields the protein MTGGGRTVVVIGGASGIGLATARRFVALNDRVVIADVNADAAAAAAAELGQSATSLHLDVTDEGSVAAGFDGLDRVDAVVNCAGLSVPGAITELELSGWQTTIDVCLTGSFLVLKHAGRCVVDGGSITVIASLNGRQPGAGMASYCAAKAGVLMLVEVAALELAERGIRVNAISPGLVETPLTAGIAYVPGLHEEYLENTPLGRPGQPDEIAAAAVFLASDDARWMTGAALDLNGGAHLKRYPDVLGRVRAMMATPPAG
- a CDS encoding DUF2277 domain-containing protein — protein: MCRNITELRGLEPPATEDEIEAAARQYIRKVSGIRHPSTASEEAFEAAVVAVTAATRALLDVLPERRQPPKTVPPLRRPEVAARIAART
- a CDS encoding CoA transferase; this translates as MIVDDWAQSGLAALTGEATGRPDLTRAPVLARARRTLATFVDITDTSPDDRRPPLDAAEFLSGRSALTGHTRNGGVSAGGASRLIEAADGWFALSLARPDDHETVPALLESDITIDTWAAVRQAAPRKPAADWVARARLLGLAAAMPGECAPVEPIVVPRGTSTAPPAWADLLVVDLSSLWAGPLCTHLLMRAGATVVKVESRVRPDGARRGNRRFFDWMNSGKLSYAADFNEDTPRLRRLLMAADVVLEASRPRALRAHGLSADDLPARPGQVWARITGHGSTGPGADWIGFGDDAAVAGGLIAGTPTAPMFCGDAIADPLTGLETATAVATALRTGGGVRIDIALARVAATYAALGVIDLPADPPAEPPAVSPPRAPTEIDLIPPASELGADNPAVDAIVSRRLGG
- a CDS encoding alpha/beta hydrolase gives rise to the protein MSVRHNVAFTSNGTTCDAWFYPGCDISPFDTPTGRPAVVMAHGFAGTKDSGLEPFAERLADAGLAVLAFDYRGFGASDGEPRQRISMTGQADDYRAAIASAQRQTGVDPHRIILWGLSQSGGHALIVAADRDDIAAVISMVPLVNGIAAGRHAYPQVGAASMARSTVLGVRSALATRLGRDATMMPVVGREGERAALTADGYYESYLSIAGPTWRNEVDASIGLELGSFRADKHADRIGAPVLVQIADFDRGAPPHAAADAAFKAHAEVRHYPCDHFDIFAGREWFEPAVRHQIDFLTRHLAVAAAGTPEVTA